The Chloroflexota bacterium genome window below encodes:
- the holB gene encoding DNA polymerase III subunit delta': MWQTIGQPEALALFEHSLQTGNLAHAYLFVGAAHIGKTTLALDLTRAVNCQGSEPPCGECQSCKRIANGKHADITIIGLNSAKDSGDAKSRVEISIDDIRELQRNASLPPFEGKHKVFVIDGAEYLSSEAANCLLKTIEEPPPYVMILLLTAEELRLLPTVISRCQRIKLKPVSNEEIEKILIEAYGVDSDRAKLLARLSQGCLGWALTVYMDDSYLAQRNQRLTEMFSLLDSGWEERFNYAAKLGNDRKSAEEMIKLWFAWWRDVMLTKCGCEHAITNVDYAPILEKWAQVLSLLEIKDFINRLQQALNQIAINANLRLVFEILMLNMPRKERALGQITLPKPVRL; encoded by the coding sequence ATGTGGCAAACGATTGGTCAACCAGAAGCATTAGCTTTATTTGAACATAGTCTTCAAACCGGCAATTTGGCTCATGCTTACCTTTTTGTTGGAGCAGCACACATAGGTAAGACAACATTGGCACTTGATTTAACCAGAGCAGTGAACTGTCAAGGCAGCGAGCCACCTTGTGGTGAGTGCCAGTCCTGTAAAAGAATTGCCAACGGCAAGCATGCCGATATTACAATTATAGGTTTGAACTCAGCCAAAGATTCAGGGGATGCAAAATCACGGGTTGAGATTAGCATAGATGATATTAGGGAGCTCCAGCGCAATGCCAGCTTGCCTCCTTTCGAGGGTAAACATAAAGTGTTTGTTATTGACGGCGCTGAATATTTGTCTAGCGAGGCGGCCAACTGCTTGCTCAAAACCATAGAAGAACCTCCACCCTACGTAATGATACTTCTCTTGACCGCCGAAGAGCTGCGGCTCTTGCCCACAGTGATCTCTCGCTGCCAGCGGATAAAATTGAAGCCAGTGTCTAACGAGGAAATAGAGAAGATACTCATCGAGGCCTATGGCGTTGACAGCGATAGAGCTAAACTCTTGGCCCGATTGTCTCAGGGCTGCCTTGGCTGGGCACTAACAGTTTATATGGATGATAGTTACCTTGCACAGCGGAATCAAAGGCTAACCGAAATGTTCTCTTTGCTAGATTCTGGCTGGGAAGAGCGCTTCAACTATGCCGCTAAGCTCGGGAATGACCGTAAGTCGGCCGAGGAGATGATAAAGCTCTGGTTCGCATGGTGGCGCGATGTGATGCTGACTAAATGCGGCTGCGAGCATGCCATCACTAATGTTGACTATGCACCCATACTTGAGAAATGGGCACAGGTGCTAAGCTTATTGGAGATTAAGGACTTCATCAATAGGCTGCAACAAGCGTTAAACCAAATCGCCATAAATGCTAACCTGCGCTTAGTGTTTGAAATATTGATGCTTAACATGCCTAGAAAGGAGAGGGCACTGGGTCAAATAACATTACCAAAGCCCGTAAGATTATAA
- a CDS encoding stage 0 sporulation family protein, which translates to MSEIVGVRFNQAGKVYYFDAMNIPVEINDNVVVETSRGYELGKVVISPKQVIHSEITEPLKPIARKAQAEDMEKAQRQQERATNAIAKCRELIERLNLPMKPISAQYNLDGSHLTIFFSAEKRVDFRELVRELSRNLKTRVELRQVGARDEAKLVGGLGKCGLPLCCTTFLSEFAPVSIKMAKEQDIALNPMKTSGICGRLLCCLGYEYEQYRAMKEKMPPLRQEVSTALGNAKVVSFNPIKETVTVELETGSTVELPLSQIAWREKAADDKQQTKT; encoded by the coding sequence ATGTCAGAAATAGTTGGAGTTCGTTTTAATCAAGCTGGCAAAGTCTACTATTTTGACGCCATGAATATCCCCGTGGAAATAAATGACAATGTGGTTGTTGAGACCAGCCGTGGCTATGAACTGGGCAAAGTGGTCATCTCCCCAAAACAAGTTATTCACAGTGAAATAACCGAACCATTGAAACCCATTGCCCGCAAAGCACAGGCGGAGGACATGGAGAAAGCTCAGCGGCAACAAGAAAGGGCAACAAACGCCATAGCCAAATGCCGAGAACTAATCGAAAGACTCAACTTGCCAATGAAACCGATTTCAGCTCAATATAATTTGGACGGAAGCCATCTCACCATCTTCTTCAGTGCCGAGAAAAGAGTGGATTTTCGCGAGCTCGTTCGGGAGTTAAGCCGCAACCTAAAGACACGAGTCGAACTAAGGCAAGTTGGAGCTAGAGACGAGGCAAAGTTAGTCGGCGGCTTAGGTAAATGCGGTTTACCCTTGTGCTGTACCACCTTCCTCAGCGAGTTTGCGCCGGTTTCCATTAAGATGGCAAAGGAGCAAGATATAGCACTAAACCCAATGAAAACGTCTGGTATCTGCGGTCGGCTCCTCTGTTGCTTGGGCTATGAATATGAACAATACCGAGCTATGAAAGAAAAGATGCCCCCATTGCGTCAGGAGGTGTCTACGGCCTTGGGAAATGCTAAAGTAGTCAGCTTTAATCCGATTAAAGAAACAGTGACCGTGGAATTAGAAACAGGGAGTACCGTAGAATTGCCTCTTAGCCAGATAGCCTGGCGTGAAAAAGCAGCAGACGATAAGCAGCAAACAAAAACTTAG
- a CDS encoding HNH endonuclease — MVNSPVLVLNQNYEPLNICRVRRAIVLLFCGKAEVLENGRGNLHSIDDIFDVPSVIRLGYFIRRPRQQRKLTKLEVFNRDRYACQYCGRESKELTLDHVIPRRRGGEHSWENVVSACIPCNRRKAGRTPIEAGMPLLHQPRPPHNDGFYVPYQYIRVHTEWQKYLPQ; from the coding sequence GTGGTAAACTCGCCAGTTCTGGTACTTAATCAGAATTATGAACCGCTTAATATCTGCAGAGTACGCAGGGCTATAGTTTTGCTGTTTTGTGGCAAGGCTGAGGTTTTGGAGAATGGGCGAGGTAATCTCCATTCCATTGATGATATTTTCGATGTTCCCTCGGTGATTCGGCTTGGTTATTTTATTAGGCGACCGCGGCAGCAGCGTAAGTTGACCAAGCTTGAAGTTTTCAATCGCGACCGGTATGCTTGTCAATACTGTGGTCGGGAGAGTAAGGAACTCACTTTAGATCATGTTATACCGCGGCGGCGTGGTGGTGAGCATAGCTGGGAAAACGTGGTAAGCGCTTGTATACCTTGTAATCGTCGGAAGGCCGGACGAACGCCAATAGAGGCTGGGATGCCACTACTTCACCAACCTAGACCACCACACAACGATGGCTTCTACGTGCCTTACCAGTACATCCGTGTGCATACCGAGTGGCAGAAATATCTTCCTCAGTAA
- a CDS encoding AAA family ATPase, which yields MESLGEILKKRTTETNTSGANTDTWSSGEPGEESLTGSACPICKGAGFVHPLSASGQTDFSRVVPCQCSRQDLKKEKLAQLQQYSNLGALSRLTFDNLLPTGRYDEAAVQQNFTRAYEAAKAFADEPKGWLILVGPSGCGKTHLACAIANYRLILGQPAFYIGAADLLDHLRSAFSPSSEIAHDELFERVKNAPLLVLDDLTMAATTPWAKGKLEQLLDYRFNVRLPTVITTDVPVEKFDESLRGHLADSELCNICVIQGKSALTLEHLGSIELEALREKAFNNFDYKLLDLSPEERQSLERAYHGAVNFAKSPEGWLIFMGINGCGKTHLAAAIYNHLRREGKSVLFIVVTDLLDYLRSTFNPESRVSYDELFEKIKKAPVLILDDFGEQAATPWAQEKLYQLINYRYNARLATVITTCFDLDSIERRIGSRMVDPRLSLVLNINAPDHRGDIKSPLAREAKTQQRYSRRGRLS from the coding sequence ATGGAAAGCCTAGGAGAGATTTTAAAAAAGAGGACGACCGAGACAAATACATCAGGGGCAAATACGGACACATGGTCCAGCGGTGAGCCGGGAGAAGAAAGCTTGACTGGTTCAGCGTGCCCCATATGTAAAGGAGCTGGTTTTGTACATCCTTTATCAGCTTCGGGACAGACTGATTTCAGTCGAGTTGTGCCATGTCAGTGCAGTCGCCAGGATTTGAAAAAGGAGAAGCTGGCTCAGCTTCAGCAATATAGTAATCTTGGTGCTTTGTCTCGGTTAACCTTCGATAACCTCTTGCCGACTGGTAGATACGATGAAGCCGCAGTACAGCAGAATTTCACACGGGCCTATGAAGCTGCCAAGGCTTTTGCCGATGAACCGAAGGGATGGCTGATCTTGGTTGGCCCGAGCGGTTGTGGCAAAACACACCTTGCTTGCGCCATCGCCAATTACCGGCTGATCCTGGGGCAGCCAGCTTTCTATATAGGTGCCGCTGACCTTTTGGACCACCTTCGGAGTGCTTTTAGCCCCAGCAGTGAGATTGCCCATGACGAGCTGTTTGAGCGTGTGAAAAATGCGCCGCTTTTAGTATTGGATGATTTGACTATGGCAGCCACCACCCCTTGGGCCAAGGGGAAATTGGAGCAGCTGCTCGATTATCGATTCAATGTCCGCTTGCCTACAGTTATCACTACCGATGTGCCAGTTGAAAAGTTTGATGAGAGTTTACGAGGCCATCTGGCTGACTCTGAGCTATGTAATATATGTGTTATTCAGGGGAAGTCCGCGTTGACTTTGGAGCATCTTGGCAGCATAGAGTTAGAGGCATTGCGCGAGAAGGCCTTCAATAATTTTGATTATAAGCTCTTGGATCTCTCGCCTGAGGAGCGCCAGAGCCTGGAGCGAGCCTATCACGGTGCAGTCAATTTTGCTAAATCTCCGGAGGGCTGGTTGATTTTCATGGGTATCAATGGATGTGGCAAAACACACCTGGCAGCCGCCATTTACAATCATCTGCGCCGCGAGGGTAAATCAGTCTTGTTCATTGTGGTTACTGATCTCCTCGATTATTTGCGCTCCACTTTTAATCCGGAGAGCAGGGTGTCCTATGATGAGCTCTTTGAAAAAATCAAGAAGGCTCCGGTGCTTATTCTTGATGATTTTGGTGAGCAGGCAGCCACGCCGTGGGCTCAGGAAAAGCTCTATCAGCTAATAAATTATCGCTATAATGCTAGGTTAGCCACGGTGATCACCACCTGTTTTGACTTGGATAGTATTGAAAGACGTATCGGCTCACGGATGGTTGACCCCAGACTCAGCCTTGTATTAAATATCAATGCACCTGATCATCGGGGTGATATAAAGTCGCCACTGGCTCGTGAAGCCAAGACACAGCAACGGTACTCGCGGCGGGGTCGATTGTCTTAG
- a CDS encoding DnaD domain protein has translation MKSVTRKVFSGFPARAEVTPIPNLFFTAVVPQIDDIAELKTILHVFWLLSRRRGYPQFVTYSEFLSDPILMGAIEAGAKPKDEVLRQALDQAVQHGIMLHLRIDRDGQPEDAYFINSETAKEIVSKIQQGKLPQLVLVARKGEEAEIKPLPNIFSLYEQNIGMLTPMIDGYLKEAEKLYPPEWIESAFKEAVALNKRSWKYIARILERWAIEGKDDGKPRRDFKKEDDRDKYIRGKYGHMVQR, from the coding sequence ATGAAAAGCGTGACCAGGAAAGTATTTTCTGGATTCCCAGCGAGGGCTGAAGTTACTCCAATACCTAATTTGTTCTTCACTGCAGTAGTGCCACAAATTGATGACATCGCCGAGCTTAAAACAATATTGCACGTTTTCTGGCTGCTCAGCCGTCGCCGTGGCTATCCTCAGTTTGTAACCTATAGTGAATTTCTGTCAGACCCTATACTTATGGGTGCCATAGAGGCAGGAGCCAAGCCCAAAGACGAAGTGCTTCGTCAAGCATTGGACCAAGCCGTGCAGCATGGTATTATGCTGCACCTGAGGATTGACAGAGATGGGCAGCCGGAAGATGCCTATTTCATTAACAGTGAAACTGCGAAGGAGATAGTTAGTAAAATTCAGCAAGGCAAACTTCCGCAGCTGGTTTTGGTAGCCAGGAAAGGTGAGGAGGCGGAAATCAAGCCGCTGCCGAACATTTTCAGCCTTTATGAACAAAACATAGGCATGCTTACGCCTATGATCGACGGGTACCTCAAGGAGGCGGAGAAGCTTTATCCTCCAGAGTGGATTGAGAGTGCCTTTAAGGAGGCTGTCGCCTTAAATAAGCGTAGCTGGAAATATATTGCGCGTATTTTAGAACGATGGGCTATCGAAGGCAAAGACGATGGAAAGCCTAGGAGAGATTTTAAAAAAGAGGACGACCGAGACAAATACATCAGGGGCAAATACGGACACATGGTCCAGCGGTGA
- the dnaB gene encoding replicative DNA helicase, with protein sequence MINDNLPPHDVEAEKAVLGSLLIDSDGIFKVATFLRPEDFFTPDNQWVYDACFTIYQRNEGINQITVAHELAQKGRLEEAGGAAYLSHLVSMVPTSLHIEYYAQIVSRLAVMRRLISAGSQITALGYEDDAEVDVALSRADDILFKVRQRQSRQDFVPIRQILGQYFEEVGPAQPREEAIPHVITYFTALDDFLGGLQRSDLIVLAARPSVGKTSLALNIARNAAINQKACVALFSLEMSRQAVVQRLLSNEANVDSRSVRLGTYTEKEERRIMEASGILSEVPIYIDDSPQLRVVEMRGKAQRLHRERTVDLVIVDYLQLIQGAARSESRVQELSEITRSLKALAREIDAPVLAISQLSRAVEWRASHKPQLSDLRDSGSIEQDADVVLFISRDEMRFTEDQWKQEHDIEAEPYPRGIADVLIAKHRNGPTGEIKLRFVSRTAKFEDVEAEFSAA encoded by the coding sequence GTGATTAACGACAATTTACCCCCGCATGATGTTGAAGCTGAGAAAGCGGTGCTTGGCTCTCTACTTATTGATAGTGATGGCATATTCAAGGTTGCTACATTTCTTAGGCCGGAGGACTTCTTCACGCCTGACAATCAGTGGGTTTATGATGCTTGCTTCACTATTTACCAGCGTAATGAGGGTATAAATCAGATAACCGTAGCTCATGAATTAGCACAGAAAGGCAGGTTAGAAGAGGCTGGTGGGGCTGCCTATTTAAGTCATCTGGTCTCTATGGTACCGACATCTCTTCATATTGAGTATTATGCGCAAATTGTGTCTAGATTGGCCGTTATGCGACGGCTAATCAGCGCTGGCAGTCAGATTACCGCTCTTGGCTATGAAGATGATGCTGAGGTTGATGTTGCTCTCAGTAGAGCGGATGACATCCTGTTTAAAGTAAGGCAGCGGCAAAGTCGTCAGGATTTTGTGCCTATTCGCCAGATTCTCGGTCAGTATTTTGAGGAAGTCGGGCCAGCCCAACCTCGGGAAGAAGCGATTCCTCACGTCATTACCTACTTCACTGCTTTGGATGATTTCCTGGGCGGGTTGCAGCGCTCCGATCTCATTGTTTTGGCTGCTCGGCCAAGTGTGGGCAAGACCAGTTTAGCTCTCAATATTGCCAGGAACGCAGCTATCAACCAAAAGGCCTGTGTGGCTTTATTTAGCCTGGAGATGTCGCGGCAAGCTGTCGTCCAGCGTCTTCTATCTAATGAGGCAAATGTGGATTCTAGAAGCGTTCGTTTAGGGACATATACAGAAAAAGAAGAGCGAAGAATCATGGAGGCTAGTGGCATCCTCTCCGAAGTGCCTATCTATATTGATGACTCACCTCAACTGCGAGTGGTGGAGATGCGAGGTAAGGCTCAGCGACTTCATCGCGAACGCACTGTTGATTTGGTTATCGTTGATTATCTGCAACTTATACAGGGAGCGGCCAGAAGTGAGAGTCGAGTGCAGGAGCTAAGTGAGATAACGCGCTCGTTGAAGGCACTTGCTCGTGAGATAGACGCACCGGTGTTAGCTATTTCACAACTTAGTAGAGCCGTGGAGTGGCGAGCGTCACATAAACCTCAACTCTCCGACCTCAGGGATAGCGGCAGCATCGAGCAAGATGCTGATGTGGTCCTCTTTATCTCTCGCGATGAAATGCGTTTTACTGAAGACCAATGGAAACAAGAGCATGATATTGAGGCAGAGCCGTACCCCAGAGGGATAGCAGATGTCCTTATAGCCAAGCATCGTAATGGGCCTACGGGTGAAATTAAATTACGTTTTGTCTCTAGGACAGCCAAATTCGAAGACGTAGAGGCTGAATTCAGTGCAGCTTAA
- the rplI gene encoding 50S ribosomal protein L9, whose amino-acid sequence MKVIFLKDVPKGKMGEIKEVADGYARNFLFPKGLALPATPSATKAARVLSDEKAERQARQREELSRIAQELEGKELYFKAKAGAKGRLHGAITSANIADELSKLTGFEVDKKMVELEEPLHHLGSYDVTINLGTGSEAKVKIVIEEETTKSD is encoded by the coding sequence ATGAAGGTTATTTTTCTGAAGGATGTACCTAAGGGCAAAATGGGAGAGATAAAAGAGGTAGCCGATGGTTATGCTAGGAACTTTCTGTTTCCTAAAGGTCTAGCTTTGCCAGCCACACCCTCGGCTACAAAAGCGGCTAGAGTGTTATCTGATGAGAAAGCAGAGCGCCAGGCTCGCCAGCGGGAGGAGCTAAGTAGGATAGCTCAGGAGCTGGAAGGCAAAGAGCTGTATTTCAAGGCTAAGGCAGGTGCTAAAGGTCGCCTTCATGGTGCTATTACCAGTGCTAATATAGCTGATGAACTCTCTAAGCTCACAGGTTTTGAGGTCGATAAGAAAATGGTTGAGCTGGAGGAGCCTTTGCACCATCTCGGCAGCTACGATGTGACAATTAATCTAGGCACAGGTTCGGAGGCTAAAGTCAAAATAGTCATTGAGGAAGAGACAACTAAAAGTGATTAA
- a CDS encoding M20 family metallopeptidase — MANKALSKVELKAEVSRQVEQQRQELIELSLKIHANPELGFKEEKASGWLTSYLAGKGFQVENGIGNLPTAFKAAYGSSKPVIALLAEYDALPEIGHACGHNIIAASAVGAAAASRCIVDDYGGSVVVFGTPAEELFGGKVFMLKAGVFDGVDVAMIMHPGVRDTATTEALACIGLEVQFLGKAVHAAAYPEQGINALEAMILAFNAVNSLRQHIKNKARIHGIITHGGEAANVVPAYSAAAFLVRAMDNAYLDELKQKVLNCFEGAALATGARLDYRWGEVVYAPMKNNLALAKLFAQNLESLGRKVEPFEPHFGFGSTDMGNVSQLIPAIHPSVAIVLPNVLLHSSDFALAAASESGHEGLLVAAKALAMTIADLLSESQTLAKVKDEFSG, encoded by the coding sequence GTGGCGAATAAGGCTCTTTCAAAGGTGGAACTTAAAGCTGAGGTAAGCAGGCAGGTAGAACAACAGCGCCAGGAACTCATTGAATTAAGCCTCAAGATTCATGCCAATCCAGAGTTGGGTTTCAAGGAAGAAAAGGCATCAGGCTGGTTGACCAGCTACCTGGCAGGAAAAGGCTTTCAGGTAGAAAACGGGATCGGGAATTTACCTACCGCTTTCAAGGCAGCCTATGGCAGCAGTAAACCTGTAATTGCTTTGCTTGCTGAATATGACGCCTTACCTGAGATTGGACATGCCTGCGGCCATAATATAATAGCTGCCTCGGCAGTAGGGGCTGCTGCGGCTAGCAGATGTATTGTTGATGATTATGGTGGGTCGGTTGTTGTTTTCGGTACACCTGCAGAGGAGCTTTTTGGTGGTAAGGTCTTCATGTTGAAGGCTGGTGTTTTTGACGGAGTTGATGTGGCTATGATAATGCACCCCGGGGTGCGAGACACAGCGACTACCGAAGCACTCGCCTGTATTGGACTGGAGGTTCAATTTTTGGGCAAGGCGGTTCATGCGGCTGCCTATCCTGAGCAGGGAATAAATGCGCTCGAAGCTATGATCTTGGCATTTAACGCTGTGAATTCACTCCGCCAGCATATCAAAAACAAGGCTCGGATTCATGGCATAATTACGCATGGTGGTGAGGCGGCTAATGTAGTGCCAGCATATTCAGCAGCCGCATTTCTCGTTCGTGCTATGGATAATGCCTATCTTGATGAGTTGAAACAAAAGGTTTTAAATTGCTTTGAAGGGGCAGCGCTAGCTACAGGTGCCAGATTGGACTACAGGTGGGGGGAGGTAGTCTATGCTCCGATGAAAAATAACTTGGCCTTAGCTAAGCTATTTGCTCAGAACTTGGAATCGTTGGGTCGCAAAGTGGAACCTTTTGAACCTCACTTTGGTTTCGGTAGCACTGATATGGGCAATGTTAGCCAGCTTATACCTGCCATTCATCCTTCGGTTGCCATTGTTCTCCCTAACGTGCTGTTGCATTCATCAGACTTTGCCTTAGCTGCTGCCTCGGAGTCAGGACACGAGGGGCTGTTAGTTGCGGCTAAAGCTCTGGCTATGACGATTGCTGACCTTCTAAGTGAGTCTCAAACCCTAGCCAAGGTTAAGGATGAATTCTCCGGCTAG
- a CDS encoding DUF177 domain-containing protein: protein MLIDRFNIGVSQLLKEPIGASCSYQIDGSLDTDDINSVKGAIILTRTNRGIVVKGEMKTLVTGICSRCLKLIDYKVIYDFEEECLPSVSTSEDLSSPGQSDNLIIDESHMLDLSEVIRQYALLAMPAKPLCRLDCAGICLSCGHDLNQGRCQCPSQTHDQRWSKLIRLGKESKT from the coding sequence ATGTTAATAGATAGATTTAACATTGGTGTTTCCCAGTTACTCAAGGAACCGATAGGCGCAAGCTGTAGCTATCAGATAGACGGGAGCCTCGATACGGACGACATAAATTCCGTAAAGGGAGCTATAATCTTAACCCGCACCAATCGCGGCATCGTGGTTAAAGGTGAGATGAAAACCTTAGTAACAGGAATTTGCAGTCGGTGCCTCAAACTGATTGATTATAAAGTAATCTATGACTTTGAAGAGGAATGTCTTCCTAGCGTAAGCACATCAGAAGACCTATCTTCACCCGGTCAGTCTGATAACCTTATTATTGATGAGAGTCACATGCTGGACTTAAGCGAAGTGATACGCCAATATGCCTTATTGGCCATGCCTGCCAAGCCACTTTGCCGTCTAGATTGCGCTGGAATTTGTTTATCCTGCGGGCACGACCTCAACCAAGGTCGCTGTCAGTGCCCGTCTCAGACTCATGACCAACGCTGGTCAAAACTAATTCGCTTGGGGAAGGAGAGTAAAACTTAA
- a CDS encoding 50S ribosomal protein L32 gives MALPKRKYAKSRQGKRRSHLALSIPKLVDCPQCHTPKLPHHVCPTCGTYAGREMVEIKAPKKTSS, from the coding sequence ATGGCGTTGCCAAAGAGAAAATATGCTAAATCGCGGCAGGGGAAAAGGCGCAGCCACCTAGCTCTTAGCATCCCTAAACTGGTTGATTGCCCTCAATGTCACACTCCCAAATTACCTCATCATGTTTGCCCCACCTGTGGTACTTATGCAGGAAGAGAAATGGTTGAAATTAAGGCTCCAAAGAAAACATCTAGCTAG